The Cydia pomonella isolate Wapato2018A chromosome 13, ilCydPomo1, whole genome shotgun sequence genome segment AGTATTATTCTTTGCCGtgtgtacttatttttatattttcctagGACCAtcaactatttaaaaatattactaacccTAATAAGATATGAATTTCAAATGTGTCGCaaggaatttatttttttgtaggtctaaaaattaaaaaaaaaaccttatggcttgtaaattatttagtttGTGATGAAGTATGTATAACATAAAGACTATGTACCTATCTTAAAACTTCTAAAATGTGTAAAGTTACTAAGTAAATTGGTGTGCGATGCTATGTACTAAATTATTCATGGTATGtaactgtaaaatatgtaagtcttaaataaatacacgtaaaatgccatttttgtttttttatttaattaaaatactttgGTACTCCCTAACCAATTGGTATCTCGTATTGTACAATATCACTTTCAGTTGTTTAATTTTACACAACGGTCAAAAgccataatttaattttcagcACACCAAGTGGTAAttgccctcttgattgttcaaaaactaatgagaaagttgcattttatccacatgtggggcaaatgCTTTTATGTTCGCTAGTaggattgacttttaaatgatgattttgaatgaaaaatgtttaataataatgacgttcatttagatttgatttgattttttatgatttttacaGGATTTTCCTgtcgttggtgtggtgaaaatgtttgtgtttcactcggtggcaaaatttgtttaaccctcgtgccttgaaaccctcacagAGTTCAAGATTGCAcgtttcgaaccactcgctacgctcgtggttcaattatAGAATATTTCGCTTACtctggtatcaatattagcacaaggggttaaataacaactttgcctccttgtaaaacaaataactactaTGCCATAATGGCCATTATATACGATAGAAagcaaacatatatttatagaaaataatCTTAGGTTCAACAGGATCCCCACTTAGCATGATGAGATGCCGCAATAGGCCATAATGCTAGTTTTCATTAGGACGTAACGGACGTAACTATAAATAATTGTCATATGCTGcaattttaaatgcaataatGCAACTTAAGTACCATAACTTTCAATAGCCTGAACAAATCCTTATTTTTATTCCcataaaatattacataccACAAAGATGTGTTGAGATATAACATAAGTATTTGGTTTGGCCACTTAAGCCTTCACTATTTATTTCATGCTGACAAGACTAAATCATAATTAGATTTTTCTATAATTGCTAGAGTCCTAAGGTGACTTATTAGGTTTAATCACCACTTAGGTTCAACCGCTATTTTTGCCTGGGTAAGTTCGTTAGACAAATAGGTAGACACTTTATGTCTCTTAAAGTGGAAAATTGCTTCATCGACATCTTAgactattaaaaaatatgcttaGGTTTCTGATTTAATGGAGTTAAAAAACAGTACTAAAATAAGTGTATctgttacatttaatttataagtagtcatctatcagtatcataaaaaaaattttaatagATATTAAATGCGCGCGGGTCACAGTGATATGTATCATATGTAGTGACATGCCCTTTAACAGAAAATAACccatttatgattatgacctaATTGACCTACTTAAACTTAATCGCATGTGAGGTGTCTATTTAATTCGTCCCGGCGCGGTAAAGGTTAAACTGACACCTTTATATTGTAAACTTATCATCGTTGAAAGGTCGAGATAATGAACATTTACAAACATTGTTCGCACATGCGCGTGGCGACACCGCGGAGGGTCTAGATTCGCCCGTGCATCGTCCAGAGTGCACCGCGGCTCGGCCAGGCGGGGACGCGGCACCGCGTACCGTCTCTATTTATATATTGACGCGCCCCGCGCCCCCCGCGCACGCGCAATGCGCACCTGAAGACGTCGAAAGTGAAAATTGCACATTATGGTACCGCACGGTGCACTGCATCGCTCACAGGACTAGACAAAACTACACACGAGAAACTCGCGGAGAACCCGGCACCGGCGGCTTCTAGCGGGCCGCTAGGATGGCCGATGAGCGCACGCCGACACCCGGCACTGCGGCAGTTCTGCGTCACACATCAGCTGTACCGGCGCGCTCGTGACGTCTCGTGTTCAAGCCGGCGCGATGGCGTCCACGATGCAGCTGGAGTTCACCCAGGCGATGACGGATTTTAAGACGATGTTCCCGGACATGGACGACGACGTGATCGAGGCGGTGCTGCGCGCGAACCAGGGCGCCGTGGATGCCACCATCGATCAGCTGCTGGCGATGAGTACCGACAACCAAAACGAGAGGTTGCGACTGGAGATGGAGCGGGTGGAAGGCGCGAGCCCGCGCAAGCCGCGCCGCACACCGCGCCAGCAGCGCAACGGCGAAGACAACGACACCACGGCACTCGTGTAAGTTACAACAACAAACCCTCGCCATAAGTACAGTCAACTGCAATATCAAATTCAATAAGCAATATTTCTcaaaacagttttgaatgattcacagtTAGTTCCATTAGACTAGAcacatgtaactgcgtcgaaatatcgagagctcgaaaacaataaaaaaggtAATCCTTATCCCGGTCGATATAAGTCTTAATATTCCTGTTACccaaaaaatacttaagtaatatataatattgagGATGGGTAAATGCGCACTGGTAAGATCAAACTAAGCTTTTTCATTTTCGCTAGCATTTTTCTGTTCGTTAGGTATACtcgtacctaattaaaaaaaggtaatgATGACTATCGTACACTTGTACAGTAGGTgggcagttagttagttagtattCGATTAACTAGAGACAGAAACCATATTgcacagttaaaatttaatatacagTTACATAAGACGTAGATACTTAATGCCATAAtgcattctctatcagtcaacaTGTTTAATAATACATGTACCTACCCTGTCTACCTACAAGTAAGCTAGTAGAAGCTACCTACGTATAAGAGACGTCGGTCAAAATAATCTTGTTATTTGCCTTCAAAAAATGTgagagtggagctttttgtataggttgaaatttaattttaatttttcttaatagAATAATAATCTACAGTTagaagacatgcaatagcaaccaacttttatttatttatttgattaaagaCAAAAACAGAAGCGTgtcagagtggtcagaaacaagacaacgaaaagaattttgacccacttaTCTATTAGATTTTTGCGAAGAGTTTAAATCTCCGTAATAGCAGTCAAATATTGAGAAATAGTCTTGTTAGTAGTAGTGCAACAGGTTAGCATGACAAGCGGAATCTTTCATTCAAAGAGTTCAAAGTTCATATTCTTATTTACGTTAGAATCTTTAGGTACACGTAGCCGGGACTGACTCGATAGGGCGGTTAGCGCGTGGTTAGCACATAGCGATTCGCTTAAGTTTCTATGAGCTCTATGCTAAAATAATTAAGAAGATATGTTACGCAGtgctaatttacacaaaatTAGCACTGCGCTTTTAAGTTCATAGTATACAATATATTCGTGTATTAGGCCtcattttcttttaataatgattttagTTTGAAATGCACCACCTACCTACAATATTTTCTGCTTTGTCCTAAGGTTGATTAGTAGAAAAGGCCTCATGGCATTAATTTCGCATTTTATAGAttacgtttttcttttgtgcaataaaagaatagcttttttttacaattcataactcccgggggaacaatacatgcctttatccttcagtatacctgcatgaaataagatctttttcgagcaagtgtgatgaaaacaacTACCTaatctaaattttaattaagatattgTTCTCGATATTTCTTGCTCAACACAATGTACCCTACGTAGCTGCGAAACTTTCAGACGTTAAATACCAAAATAGTACCTAAATTAGAATTGCAATTTATACAGCACCTAAATCAAGTACCTAATCGCCAATCGCACTAAACTGATCGCAAAACAAAACACTAAATCATTAACTCGTTACCGACTTACAGAAAGTTATCGCCCGACATCAAGACAATGTTTCAGATATCTAACAATCACTTGTAGGATATAAACAGAAACTAGAAACATAACAAAGCGCTATGCGAATTGTTGGCAAGCCGAACTGGGGAGTCATACTCTGAGTCAGTCCGACATGATGTAGTACACACCCACAGTGGATTGTGTACTAAGgacttttaattaaacaatcGTATCTCGAATTGCGTTCTTTATCGTTTCATTACCATATTTATTCGACGTGCGGACTGCCTGCGCTTACTGGTAGACTTGACCTCTCTACTCTCTTTAGCTATATTTATAACGACTACCTAttaataggtaggtagataTACTGTAAGTGTAGATTACCTATCACTCAAATTTGGTGGTATCTCTAACGCGAGACGTGACCATAGAATGCGATTCTTACTGGCCTTTTCGTTTGGTGCATTTAAGCTCCATGCATATAGGTACTACCGgtctccaaaaaaaaaactatttaggtaagtacctaaagCATTGAAAACAGATTCGGATTCTCAACGAATACTTAAGGTTCGTTTGCGTTAGGCCATCGCCATAGTACCTATAGTCCTATGAACAATGAACACCCCAGGTCCAATATACCTGGATATGATACAAAATCCTAACGGAAAACATCGGTATTGGTTTTTCTGTCGACGgaacatttaatttttgaacAAATTGACGTAGGTGTATTAACTCTATAATACAAGTAGATCGGACagtttgaaattaaataataatctgGATCAACAATAGTGTTATAGAATCTACTCTCGATTATAAAACATTAGTCTTAGGTTCTTCTAGCGTGTCACACATCTCAGCTTAAGAAATTTCTACAATTTGGCTTCATCTCCAAATTCAATTTCAGAGACATCGACGACGACTCAGTACCGCTAGCCGTACGAAGGAAATGGGTACCGCGAATGCTTGGACCTTTACCGCCCATGTTTCTGCGCATACCACCTGGCACTGACGCGCGAATAGACCTGAGTTTAGACATGGACGACGACCGAATCGCCACGTTTCTGCAGAATGAGGAGTTCATGGCGGAACTTCGCTGGAACCAGGAGTTCATGGCGGCGTTGGATAGTGAGCAGGGGAAGACGAAGGGTGATGACGAAGCAGATTTTAAGGAGCGGCTTAAAAATATGGGGAAATGTGAGTGTGCTTAATTATCTTAGTGCCGATTTTACTTTCGGGATAAATATTGGCATCTCTATCAAAATATGTAGCTGGTtgaattgaaacaaaaatattgcagAGAACACAATTATTTAGAGGTTTGTCTGGATAACATATATTacacatattaatattatgcaTAGAGTAGCCATGTACCTAATCGCACAAAGGCAGATTATATATTATGCATGGCGAAGCGCAATAAAATACTtcttttaggtacctatagcgGTATCCAATTAGATACCTACGAGTAAGAATTTGTATACTCTTCATCGTGCATAGTATTAGTGTACCTATCTTAAAAGACAacacaattataaatatttaacatttgtGGATCAACCAATAAATGATAGTTTATAGTCATCTCAATTTTCACAGTATCGCGCAAGAAGTTCGCACAACTATCGCGCATGTTCTCACGCGGCGCGGGTGCGTCGCGGCGCTCAGGCGGTGCGCGCGCGCCTCCGCGTGGTCCGCCCGACAGTCTGCTGCTGCAGGAGGAACACAGCGACGATGAAGACCATCATCGGCCACACAAGGTTTAACTGCACAATACGAAAACTACTTATACAACTATAACGGGTAGAGTTTTAGGGCCTATTTAGTTGCCTATCCggtcagctttgataacataTGTATTTAATGGAAGCTGCTGCTGCGTCTACGCAGCAATCGACAGATACCCTGAGAAACGCGCGCTGAACCTCATGTATTTCCTTACTATTTTGTGAAACGAATAGTTAATAATATGGGACGGGTGTTCGTGGATGGCACTAAATTGAAATAGTCATCGTTCGTTCGCTTGATGTGTAATCAGCAGCAGTTCGACCTTTAGGAATGTAACTAAAACGGTCTTAAAACGTTATGGGTGTTCATGAATCTGGTATAAATGATGTCCCTGTCTGTTTGAGGCTTTGGGAACGACTGGACTTGAAaggcgtatttaatttttttttttgaataggGAATCTTACGCGAATCTGcttagggggcgccactaccacaatccatcacaatctgagagtctaccgcgaaacctgaaaatctaaatttcgttatataACCtccctatcactcttgcatattcgagcgataaagaggtagataactaaatattgattttcgcgtttcccggtaaggccctttgtaaacaaaccgccttgatgcatcaatgtcatgataggtgctagtgctgcaatCTGGcgacagaacattgcagtaatactccgtATTACTTTTATTCTACTATACCTTCAATTTACTGTAAATATGTACTACTAAAGTAGAAACGCTTTCcgtatagattttcgtacattgaaccGCCTGTTGCTATATAGCTGACAcacacagtgacattgacaaccagCATTACActcgggacagcaatataattatgcgcgtgcaatagagataccAACAGGTGCGTCagtgtacgaaaatctatatggaaaaCGTCTCTGCTTTATAGTTAGGTACTGTAAACGTCAGTTATTCGTAACTGCTACAGGAACCTTTCTAGCAGTAAAAACTGTCACAGATGAAAAAGGTATGTAGATATAAACTGCTACTACTTAACTGCACAGCAGAATTCACGCATTGTAgatatatgtattgtttttataacataatcCTCCAGGAATTGTAAACGCTCATCAAGCTCTAGTCTAGCAGATAGTAGCGCTACGTATTGCTAGGGGTAAATACAAGACTACTCTGTTATATAGAGGTGGATACGATTGTTATATGTAAACGGTAAATGACACTAAAGACGATACGGGGAATGACTGTAAAGGGGTCAAAATTtatttcgttgtcttgttttttgtccccaaaaaatatgccggagtggagctttttttATGGGAAGcagtttttcatttttcatatgTTAATTTAGGCCAGGCAAATTAGTTTTTTTccaggaattaattcccagcaagctggcaATCGGCTTAATACATTCATTTGGTTCTAAATTactgtaatccgagtttgctccattgcCAAATTGTTgctctttttttttcagtttttggcTTGTAactcgaaaacggtacgtccgatTGAAATGtcattcatttaaatattaagaGGATTGAATTCTGCGTC includes the following:
- the LOC133524291 gene encoding CUE domain-containing protein 1, which gives rise to MASTMQLEFTQAMTDFKTMFPDMDDDVIEAVLRANQGAVDATIDQLLAMSTDNQNERLRLEMERVEGASPRKPRRTPRQQRNGEDNDTTALVDIDDDSVPLAVRRKWVPRMLGPLPPMFLRIPPGTDARIDLSLDMDDDRIATFLQNEEFMAELRWNQEFMAALDSEQGKTKGDDEADFKERLKNMGKLSRKKFAQLSRMFSRGAGASRRSGGARAPPRGPPDSLLLQEEHSDDEDHHRPHKV